The Geoglobus acetivorans genome window below encodes:
- a CDS encoding proton-conducting transporter membrane subunit has translation MEFVIYSLLILAVSGALSMKNKYIGLAGALIASLLTAVNNPLLLMILVIAIINLASLDLMKGFLRGVDYTLVGLIFVATVYAFYSQSLAFLLGMFVVASVPTYMMVMASDTGMRVEVGIKYMTFMVIATVLFLIGAVLMVHASATSSLALYYIGFTMLIVGLAIEVGAGPFHEWVPDVFETADPIPISVIASIAKFVPFVVAFKIVSSTHMGDEVITLIGSILAVVSMLVGNIGALTSQKPARILAYSTVANMGYIIAALIVAVKEEFIYLAFAGAMLQLLTNSIGKIGFFIGIKEKAMPTVETYVLALSFIGLPPLMGFWSKLYILSSLVYANFIWVAVLLVLNSAMSVPYYVRLMKTFEGTKGYRKVAAYLITLTAVLMLLTVVPPNWIIESSKLLMSYLAIGGV, from the coding sequence ATGGAGTTTGTCATTTACTCTCTATTAATTCTCGCGGTTTCAGGAGCCTTGTCAATGAAAAACAAGTACATCGGACTTGCTGGAGCGCTGATTGCATCTCTACTGACGGCAGTCAATAACCCACTCCTGCTCATGATCCTAGTCATTGCGATAATTAATCTTGCTTCCCTCGACCTGATGAAAGGCTTTTTGAGGGGAGTGGATTACACACTCGTCGGATTGATCTTTGTTGCAACAGTGTATGCATTCTACTCTCAAAGTCTCGCATTCCTCCTCGGTATGTTTGTGGTGGCGAGCGTCCCTACGTACATGATGGTGATGGCCAGTGATACTGGAATGAGGGTCGAGGTGGGTATAAAGTACATGACCTTCATGGTAATTGCAACGGTTCTCTTTCTGATCGGGGCAGTTTTGATGGTTCATGCAAGTGCAACTTCGAGCCTTGCCCTATACTACATAGGGTTTACGATGCTGATTGTGGGACTCGCAATAGAGGTTGGAGCCGGCCCCTTCCATGAGTGGGTTCCGGATGTTTTTGAGACGGCCGATCCAATTCCAATTTCGGTTATAGCGAGCATTGCAAAGTTCGTTCCCTTTGTGGTTGCATTCAAGATTGTGTCGTCCACCCACATGGGTGATGAAGTCATAACGCTGATTGGAAGCATTCTTGCGGTCGTCTCCATGCTGGTGGGCAATATTGGTGCGCTAACCAGCCAGAAACCTGCGAGAATTCTTGCGTACTCTACGGTTGCAAACATGGGTTATATAATTGCAGCACTGATCGTGGCTGTAAAGGAGGAGTTCATCTACCTGGCATTTGCAGGAGCAATGCTTCAGCTTCTCACAAACTCAATTGGTAAGATTGGCTTTTTCATTGGAATTAAGGAGAAAGCCATGCCAACTGTGGAAACATACGTATTAGCTCTGTCCTTCATAGGCCTGCCGCCTCTGATGGGATTCTGGAGCAAGCTGTATATTCTGTCTTCTCTGGTTTATGCGAACTTTATATGGGTTGCTGTGCTACTCGTTTTGAATTCGGCCATGTCTGTTCCGTATTACGTCAGACTGATGAAAACTTTTGAAGGAACAAAGGGCTACCGGAAAGTGGCGGCTTATCTGATCACACTGACTGCGGTACTGATGCTGCTGACGGTTGTTCCGCCCAACTGGATAATCGAGTCGAGCAAGCTGCTCATGAGCTATCTTGCAATCGGAGGTGTCTGA
- the ndhC gene encoding NADH-quinone oxidoreductase subunit A, giving the protein MEEVIVVAFVVVVSFVVDVAVYLLANILPKKNPTPLKYERWESGNISVGFPKYTLPMQYFGFLVLFMAFEPVVVLILLFAMFPGLDYLKFLAIALVSMLPAFYFSYKLADEASHRRDVYG; this is encoded by the coding sequence ATGGAGGAAGTCATTGTCGTCGCATTTGTTGTGGTGGTCAGCTTCGTTGTGGATGTGGCAGTATATCTGCTTGCTAACATACTGCCGAAGAAAAATCCCACTCCTCTGAAGTATGAGCGCTGGGAATCAGGAAACATATCTGTGGGATTTCCGAAGTACACTCTTCCAATGCAGTATTTTGGTTTTCTTGTGCTTTTCATGGCTTTCGAGCCTGTTGTTGTTCTGATACTGCTGTTTGCAATGTTTCCGGGTCTTGATTATCTGAAGTTCCTCGCTATAGCGCTTGTGTCAATGCTCCCTGCATTTTACTTTTCGTATAAGTTGGCTGATGAAGCTTCCCACAGGAGGGATGTGTATGGATGA
- the nuoB gene encoding NADH-quinone oxidoreductase subunit NuoB encodes MDEMIEFLHKGPLAPLKKWGTKYSIWPTHLVTACCGVELAHAFASGYDGERLGVLNFGMARQTNCIVVEGAITRKMARALKITYEQMPDPKFVIVMGVCGIKGGLFWNGYNMVKPFEVVPVKYYAPGCPPTPESLLRCFRALQNEIDTGEPRNTIVYPTVREAVEEGKKKKRPKKVPPPPKYVASNPSVVVDVPREDGWPGGKEIVAKLSEVLGELGERITITGRNKVAVRVSRDNFVEAARKLLEAGLDHIKSVNVIDVPHEGKFIVEYVASSYLNPEFTPLLVTMISEIDRNDPVFPSLIDVWPAADYLERELHDLFGVWFEGNPWMGRKFLLAPDTPETPLRKDFKLQDDVYIGGE; translated from the coding sequence ATGGATGAAATGATTGAGTTCCTTCATAAGGGTCCACTTGCACCGCTCAAGAAATGGGGTACCAAGTATAGCATTTGGCCAACTCACCTCGTTACTGCTTGCTGTGGTGTTGAACTGGCTCATGCATTTGCTAGCGGTTATGATGGTGAGAGGCTTGGAGTGCTGAACTTTGGAATGGCCAGACAGACGAACTGCATTGTGGTTGAGGGTGCAATAACAAGAAAGATGGCGAGAGCACTGAAGATAACCTATGAACAGATGCCAGATCCAAAGTTTGTGATTGTTATGGGCGTATGCGGCATCAAGGGTGGACTCTTCTGGAACGGATACAACATGGTGAAGCCTTTTGAAGTGGTTCCCGTGAAGTACTATGCGCCCGGCTGCCCTCCAACTCCAGAGTCTCTGCTCAGATGTTTCAGAGCGCTGCAGAATGAAATTGATACGGGTGAGCCGAGAAACACCATAGTTTATCCCACAGTCAGAGAAGCTGTTGAGGAGGGTAAGAAAAAGAAGAGGCCGAAAAAAGTACCGCCTCCCCCGAAGTATGTAGCAAGCAACCCGTCTGTTGTTGTTGACGTGCCGAGAGAAGATGGATGGCCTGGTGGAAAGGAAATCGTGGCAAAGCTCTCGGAGGTGTTGGGTGAGCTTGGCGAGAGGATTACAATAACTGGGAGGAACAAGGTGGCTGTTAGGGTTAGCAGAGATAATTTTGTTGAAGCTGCCAGAAAATTGCTTGAAGCAGGCTTAGACCACATCAAATCCGTTAATGTGATTGATGTCCCTCACGAGGGCAAGTTCATTGTGGAATATGTTGCGTCGAGTTACCTCAATCCGGAATTCACCCCACTGCTCGTTACAATGATTTCTGAAATTGACAGAAACGATCCGGTTTTCCCGAGTTTGATCGATGTGTGGCCTGCCGCGGATTACCTTGAAAGAGAGCTACACGACCTCTTTGGAGTATGGTTTGAAGGAAATCCTTGGATGGGCAGAAAGTTCCTTCTGGCTCCAGATACGCCAGAAACACCCCTCAGGAAAGACTTCAAGCTTCAGGATGATGTTTACATAGGAGGTGAGTGA